Proteins encoded in a region of the Antedon mediterranea chromosome 2, ecAntMedi1.1, whole genome shotgun sequence genome:
- the LOC140039865 gene encoding neuromedin-U receptor 2-like, producing MGTDQEIKEGGVPFYVYGTTDTVIITVFMPLVFAIGVVGNFAVCTVFIRIKSMRTVTNHYLVNLALADLFFLLFAAPQIWVSYASGIIRHDFSNVGESFCKVSIFFSDASILVSACTIVLVTIERYFAICMPHRFKTISTRPRAVATCICIWIIVGIYKTPALYFSTLIHQDLIWPNNTQYTEYPKQRETCSYCHSNKPNSTTCERYFKSLAVDNLLVLSVIPIISVLYILINVQLHKLANTKMGSSSHRMKTQVVRMLIVTISVFFICISPFRIMNLFETFNQDLIYNKLEVASFMLWANIGRVLQYLNSAINPVIYNLMSARYRQAFKDCFLCRVNGQGMLSEVSGRNRNKYKVVNTNASILTKNENGASTIGE from the coding sequence ATGGGTACAGATCAAGAAATCAAAGAAGGAGGCGTACCCTTCTACGTCTACGGTACGACTGACACGGTTATCATCACAGTGTTTATGCCGCTGGTTTTTGCAATCGGTGTTGTCGGTAATTTTGCTGTCTGCACCGTTTTCATCCGTATAAAGAGCATGCGCACTGTCACCAATCACTACCTTGTAAATCTGGCTCTTGCTGATCTATTTTTCCTTCTGTTTGCTGCTCCCCAAATATGGGTTTCATATGCTTCAGGCATAATACGTCATGATTTCTCAAACGTAGGGGAGTCGTTTTGTAAGGTTTCGATATTTTTTTCCGATGCAAGTATTTTAGTATCGGCGTGTACAATTGTCCTCGTCACGATTGAGAGATACTTTGCTATCTGCATGCCACATAGGTTCAAGACGATCAGCACGCGGCCACGTGCCGTCGCTACATGTATCTGTATCTGGATCATTGTTGGAATTTACAAAACGCCGGCGCTTTACTTTTCAACGCTTATTCACCAAGATTTGATATGGCCTAATAATACACAATATACAGAATATCCAAAACAACGGGAAACGTGTTCTTATTGCCATTCTAATAAGCCCAATTCCACTACGTGTGAACGATACTTTAAATCTCTCGCAGTAGACAATTTATTGGTGCTTTCTGTTATACCAATTATAAGTGTCctttacattttaataaatgttcAGTTACACAAGTTAGCCAATACCAAAATGGGATCGTCATCCCACCGAATGAAGACACAGGTTGTGCGGATGCTTATTGTTACTATCTCCGTATTTTTCATCTGCATTTCTCCATTTCGAATCATGAATCTGTTTGAAACGTTCAACCAGGATCTCATTTACAATAAGTTAGAAGTGGCCTCTTTCATGCTTTGGGCCAACATTGGAAGAGTTCTTCAATATTTAAACTCTGCCATTAATCCtgttatatacaatttaatgtCGGCTCGTTACCGTCAAGCTTTTAAGGACTGTTTTTTATGTCGAGTTAATGGGCAAGGCATGCTATCGGAAGTCTCCGGTAGAAACAGAAATAAATACAAAGTGGTCAATACAAACGCAAGCATTTTGACGAAAAATGAGAACGGAGCCAGCACTATCGGAGAATAA